One part of the Aricia agestis chromosome Z, ilAriAges1.1, whole genome shotgun sequence genome encodes these proteins:
- the LOC121738805 gene encoding mitochondrial thiamine pyrophosphate carrier-like has product MVGYKPDEQTPANQKLIAGALSGVVTRFVTQPLDVLKIKSQLQNKRNKSLTLFGISKSIYLEEGITAFWHGHNVGQVYSIISTSSQFYVYEVSTRYAFKFFDYKYNKFLGEFLCGIWSGCCVATFVTPLDVIRVRQILIKEQYRGFYNGAKAVYRSGGLLAFYEGWFTGILMTGPQMGITFALFSHVQPILLRNFCRWKSGACRHESEAHNGQHLVVATFVAAGAAGLVSKIVTYPLDLARRRLQIATHKANDQYFTPTSSKRVVQCKKLLGCIVECYRSNGIKGLYQGLSVTLLKAQVTTVFTFTTYELVCYLMTDFGKNA; this is encoded by the exons ATGGTTGGTTACAAGCCGGATGAACAGACTCCAGCCAACCAGAAACTGATAGCTGGTGCACTATCTGGTGTCGTGACACGCTTCGTTACCCAGCCTCtggacgttctgaagataaaatCGCAGCTGCAGAACAAGAGGAACAAGTCACTTACGCTATTTGGAATTTCCAAGTCGATTTATTTAGAAGAGGGCATCACCGCCTTCTGGCACGGTCATAATGTTGGGCAG gtaTACTCTATCATATCGACATCCAGTCAGTTTTACGTGTACGAAGTGTCTACGAGATATGCCTTCAAATTCTTcgattacaaatataataa ATTTCTCGGCGAGTTCCTATGTGGGATTTGGTCTGGGTGCTGTGTCGCCACTTTCGTGACACCGTTGGACGTTATCCGCGTCCGTCAGATCCTTATCAAAGAGCAGTACAGGGGGTTCTACAATGGCGCCAAAGCGGTCTACAGATCGGGAGGCTTGCTGGCTTTCTACGAAGGCTGGTTTACTGGAATTTTAATG ACAGGCCCTCAAATGGGCATAACGTTTGCGCTGTTCAGCCACGTACAGCCTATCCTGTTGAGGAACTTCTGCAGGTGGAAGTCTGGCGCCTGTCGGCACGAGTCAGAAGCCCATAATGGTCAACACCTGGTCGTTGCTACGTTCGTTGCAGCAGGCGCGGCGGGTCTGGTGTCCAAAATCGTCACGTATCCTTTGGACCTGGCGAGGAGAAGGCTGCAAATCGCG actCACAAAGCCAACGACCAATACTTCACTCCAACCTCATCAAAACGTGTCGTCCAATGTAAGAAGCTGCTAGGATGTATCGTCGAATGCTACAGGTCAAATGGTATTAAGGGACTGTACCAAGGTCTAAGCGTCACTCTCTTAAAAGCCCAAGTGACCACGGTGTTTACTTTTACCACGTATGAACTGGTATGTTACCTTATGACAGACTTTGGGAAAAATGCGTGA
- the LOC121738804 gene encoding uncharacterized protein DDB_G0272720 → MYTKLAVVSLMVAAVLAVPTPGGGGGHKHVTIHVPYKVHTIHHHHVSKVPYPVHHTVVKEVPIYKEVPVIKHVPVPVVQHVPYPVIKKVEVEKQVFVPVHHHEEHHGWESESLSHGWN, encoded by the exons ATGTACACGAAACTCGCT gttgTGTCCCTGATGGTTGCCGCAGTTCTTGCAGTGCCTACTCCAGGAGGCGGCGGCGGACA CAAACACGTGACCATCCACGTTCCGTACAAGGTACACACCATCCATCACCACCACGTGAGCAAGGTACCATACCCCGTGCACCATACCGTCGTGAAGGAGGTACCAATCTACAAGGAGGTACCAGTTATCAAGCACGTCCCCGTGCCCGTGGTCCAGCACGTACCTTACCCCGTCATCAAGAAGGTGGAAGTGGAGAAGCAGGTCTTCGTACCAGTCCACCATCATGAGGAGCACCATGGATGGGAAAGCGAGTCGTTGTCACATGGCTGGAACTGA